One genomic segment of bacterium includes these proteins:
- a CDS encoding T9SS type A sorting domain-containing protein — MQKHFILLVLIFLHFNTEMDAQSGWYQQTSGTENPLYGIHFSDANTGTSVGIYGTILRTTDGGKMWTEQNSGTNSHLFDVTFLNSDTGIVVGIVGTILRTTDGGQTWTSQISGIIPAIWSVSFADENNGTAIGHAGIMLRTTDGGINWNQLPDAPTTLRGVHFADINNGFAVGDNGLIMRTTDGGANWVEQPNNIQIRLAGVYFTDANTGTVVGGSNLTGAGIYRTTDGGVNWMLQHSIPNEALSDVYFTDSQTGTTVGWSGIILSTTDAGATWITENSNTNTSLISVFFVNTETGFVVGGEGTILAKTGSVTNVSGEIFPEEFILEQNYPNPFNPSTTIKYSLPESGNVRLSIYNLLSEKVTDLINEFQEAGIHTINFNASELNSGVYVYKIESNGIIQSRKMVLVK; from the coding sequence ATGCAAAAGCATTTCATATTACTGGTGTTAATATTTCTTCATTTCAATACTGAAATGGATGCACAATCAGGCTGGTATCAGCAAACCAGCGGAACAGAAAATCCTTTATATGGGATACATTTTTCCGATGCTAATACAGGCACATCAGTTGGTATATATGGTACAATTCTGCGAACTACAGATGGTGGGAAAATGTGGACAGAGCAGAACAGCGGCACTAACTCACATTTATTTGATGTAACTTTTTTAAACTCAGATACCGGAATTGTAGTAGGTATTGTCGGAACAATTTTAAGAACGACTGATGGCGGCCAAACATGGACAAGCCAGATAAGTGGAATTATTCCGGCCATTTGGTCAGTTTCTTTTGCTGATGAAAACAACGGAACTGCCATTGGACATGCAGGAATAATGCTTAGAACTACGGATGGAGGTATAAACTGGAATCAATTGCCTGATGCACCTACAACTTTGCGTGGAGTACACTTTGCTGATATAAATAATGGTTTTGCTGTTGGTGATAACGGACTTATTATGCGTACCACAGACGGTGGCGCCAACTGGGTTGAACAACCAAATAACATACAGATACGTCTGGCGGGAGTTTATTTTACAGATGCTAATACCGGGACGGTAGTCGGTGGAAGCAATTTAACAGGTGCGGGAATTTACAGGACTACCGATGGAGGTGTCAACTGGATGCTTCAACATAGTATTCCCAATGAAGCACTGTCAGATGTTTATTTTACAGACTCACAGACCGGAACAACCGTCGGATGGAGCGGAATAATTTTAAGCACTACAGATGCAGGTGCGACATGGATAACTGAAAATAGTAATACTAACACTTCACTGATCTCAGTATTTTTTGTTAATACGGAAACAGGATTTGTTGTGGGAGGAGAAGGTACTATACTTGCTAAAACCGGTAGTGTTACTAATGTTTCAGGAGAGATCTTTCCGGAAGAATTTATTCTCGAACAAAACTATCCTAACCCATTTAATCCATCAACAACAATTAAATATTCATTACCAGAATCGGGTAATGTCAGGCTGTCTATTTATAATTTACTTAGTGAAAAAGTCACTGATCTTATAAATGAATTCCAGGAAGCTGGTATACATACAATCAATTTTAATGCATCGGAGTTAAACAGCGGCGTGTATGTTTACAAGATTGAATCAAACGGGATTATACAATCACGTAAGATGGTTCTTGTTAAATAA
- a CDS encoding LptE family protein: protein MNRINVNIKTIVRNSLFVMLFGTSAVINFGCGSYSFTGASVPEHLKTIAIPIAEDKSPAAIPGLRESLTDMLIQKFISDNSLQVTERSTADATLESVITSVTDAPAIVSAGEEITSRRLTINVKVVYKDLVQRKTIFENTFTNHGDYVPGEATNNRDNAIATAIDKISEDILLAVVSGW from the coding sequence ATGAACCGAATTAACGTGAATATTAAAACTATCGTGAGAAATTCACTATTTGTTATGTTGTTCGGGACAAGCGCCGTAATTAATTTTGGATGCGGAAGTTATTCTTTTACCGGCGCCTCGGTTCCTGAACATTTGAAGACAATAGCAATTCCAATTGCTGAAGATAAAAGTCCGGCTGCGATTCCGGGATTACGTGAATCATTGACCGATATGCTTATTCAGAAGTTTATAAGCGACAATTCACTGCAGGTTACTGAAAGATCAACTGCAGACGCAACTCTGGAAAGCGTTATTACTTCAGTAACTGATGCACCTGCAATTGTAAGCGCTGGTGAAGAAATTACTTCAAGACGATTGACAATCAATGTAAAAGTCGTCTACAAAGATCTGGTTCAGAGAAAAACAATTTTTGAAAATACCTTCACTAATCATGGTGATTATGTACCGGGTGAAGCAACTAATAACAGAGATAACGCCATAGCAACCGCGATAGATAAAATTTCAGAGGATATTTTGCTGGCCGTAGTTTCCGGCTGGTAA
- a CDS encoding SPOR domain-containing protein — protein sequence MQKLKLNFIFILIVNIIPFTSNIYSQDADIVPYLKAIENGDLASAKEALTELKEKNPEDPSVMFLDAVLKENGQEAVAIYQDIVNDHPKCKYADASLYRIFSYYYALGLYETSQEKLKQLKSSYPTSPYIQVAEQNISALEKVEQTKTETKVEETQTQTKTDADYKFTIQAGAFTNLDNAKNLMSEFESASIYSQLGEKVVGGTTFHIVYAGKFEKREDAENFLQVLSSRYKINGSIVPTPEK from the coding sequence ATGCAAAAGCTTAAACTAAATTTCATTTTTATTCTGATCGTCAATATCATACCATTCACTTCAAATATTTATTCCCAGGATGCAGATATTGTCCCTTACCTCAAAGCAATCGAAAATGGTGATCTTGCAAGTGCTAAAGAAGCTCTGACAGAATTAAAAGAAAAAAATCCGGAAGATCCTTCAGTAATGTTTCTTGATGCAGTTTTAAAGGAGAACGGACAGGAAGCCGTTGCTATTTACCAGGATATTGTAAATGATCATCCAAAATGCAAATACGCTGATGCCTCACTCTATAGGATCTTTTCATACTACTATGCACTTGGACTTTATGAAACATCCCAGGAAAAACTGAAGCAGTTGAAATCATCATACCCGACATCACCTTACATTCAGGTTGCCGAACAAAATATTTCAGCGCTCGAGAAAGTTGAGCAGACAAAAACTGAAACAAAGGTCGAAGAAACTCAAACTCAAACCAAAACCGATGCTGATTATAAATTCACTATACAGGCGGGTGCATTCACGAATCTTGATAATGCAAAAAATTTAATGAGTGAATTTGAAAGCGCGAGCATTTACTCTCAACTGGGTGAAAAAGTAGTCGGAGGTACAACTTTTCACATTGTGTATGCAGGTAAATTTGAAAAACGCGAAGACGCTGAAAATTTTTTGCAGGTTTTGAGTTCTCGTTATAAAATAAATGGAAGCATTGTTCCTACACCGGAAAAATAA
- a CDS encoding sigma-54-dependent Fis family transcriptional regulator — MNREEFKKKHGIISQSSEINDLVDVVMQVASSDITILVYGESGVGKEVFARAIHNSSKRAGKELVSVNCGAIPEGILESELFGHKKGAFTGAFEGRKGYFEIADGGTLFLDEIAEMPLTTQVKVLRAIEFKEFMRIGAETVTKVDVRIIAATNKDLQEEVNNRKFREDLFFRLKAVSLNIPPLRKRKGDIPLLVNHFLEQYAKANNLPIPKITDDAMDFLFEYNWPGNVRELKNTIETAFALNRSGIIDVDSFANLAAPVENNNSMRNLPVFLRKTPEDADRELLYRALFEIKKDLIELKDLVVNTSRETAVKTDEPKKNLFALDVIERDTIKAALDKTRGNKRKASKLLNISERTLYRKIKQYDLLEEGL; from the coding sequence GTGAACAGAGAAGAATTCAAAAAGAAACACGGAATTATTAGCCAATCCAGTGAAATAAATGACTTGGTTGATGTAGTAATGCAGGTAGCATCATCTGACATTACAATCTTAGTTTATGGTGAGAGCGGAGTCGGGAAAGAGGTTTTTGCACGTGCAATTCATAACTCAAGTAAAAGAGCCGGGAAAGAACTCGTAAGTGTAAACTGTGGTGCGATACCGGAGGGAATTCTGGAAAGCGAATTATTCGGACACAAGAAAGGTGCTTTCACCGGAGCCTTTGAAGGAAGAAAAGGTTACTTTGAAATTGCTGATGGCGGTACACTTTTTTTAGATGAGATAGCAGAGATGCCTCTTACCACTCAGGTGAAAGTTTTGAGGGCGATAGAATTTAAAGAGTTCATGCGTATTGGTGCTGAAACCGTTACTAAAGTTGATGTAAGAATCATAGCAGCAACAAATAAAGATTTGCAGGAAGAAGTCAACAACAGAAAATTCAGGGAAGATTTATTCTTCAGACTTAAAGCTGTCAGTCTGAATATTCCTCCGCTGCGAAAAAGAAAAGGGGATATTCCGTTACTCGTGAATCATTTTCTTGAGCAATATGCAAAAGCAAATAATTTACCTATTCCGAAAATTACAGATGATGCGATGGATTTTTTGTTTGAATACAATTGGCCGGGTAATGTTCGTGAGCTTAAAAACACCATCGAAACTGCATTTGCACTTAACAGAAGTGGAATTATAGATGTTGATTCATTTGCGAATTTAGCAGCACCTGTTGAAAATAATAATTCAATGAGAAACTTACCTGTATTCTTGCGTAAAACACCTGAAGATGCTGACAGGGAACTTTTATACAGAGCACTGTTCGAAATAAAAAAGGATTTGATTGAACTTAAAGATCTTGTAGTGAATACTAGCAGGGAAACAGCAGTCAAAACAGATGAACCAAAAAAGAATCTTTTTGCACTGGATGTCATCGAACGCGATACGATAAAAGCTGCACTTGATAAAACCCGTGGTAATAAGAGAAAAGCTTCCAAATTATTGAATATCAGCGAACGTACTTTATACAGAAAAATTAAGCAATATGACTTATTGGAAGAAGGATTATGA
- a CDS encoding lamin tail domain-containing protein, with protein MKKFLLSVFLLLSVQYQLKSQVANYVVLAEIYGGGGEQGSYWMNDYVLLYNPTETLVDLSTWSVQYAIFQSFDWQVVSLNGSVNAGQYYFIQFGGDGSGRTQLPFTPDVISNINLNKIKGKIALTNFQTAITTSNPIGGSGVIDFVGYGNGTNAFEGSGPAPQTSTTESIRRKDDIGNNTYGIYGNGWDSNDNLLDFRLEGNLIVNGPLPVELSSFTAKVLKKGGIELNWRTETEVSNYGFEIERSENPKSKIQNLEFKKIGFVEGHGNSNSPKDYSFTDNVISGKYSYRLKQIDTDGKFEYSKMIQVDASGMPDGIVLEQNYPNPFNPSTIIKFAVAETQTAKLIVYDVLGNEVAVPFSGTAEGGKIYDAEFSGDNLCSGIYFYRLETESKIEIRKMLLIK; from the coding sequence ATGAAAAAATTTTTATTATCTGTTTTTCTATTGCTATCTGTCCAATATCAACTGAAGTCTCAGGTAGCAAACTATGTGGTCCTTGCTGAAATCTATGGCGGTGGCGGTGAGCAGGGATCCTACTGGATGAATGATTATGTCCTTCTTTATAATCCAACTGAAACATTGGTTGATCTTTCAACCTGGTCTGTTCAGTATGCCATATTTCAAAGTTTCGATTGGCAGGTAGTTAGCCTGAATGGTTCAGTTAACGCCGGGCAATATTATTTTATACAGTTTGGTGGTGATGGTTCAGGAAGAACGCAGCTGCCGTTTACTCCGGATGTAATCTCAAATATCAACCTGAACAAAATAAAAGGAAAGATTGCCTTAACAAATTTTCAAACAGCAATCACAACATCAAATCCGATAGGTGGTTCTGGCGTAATCGATTTCGTTGGTTATGGAAACGGAACTAATGCATTCGAGGGATCAGGTCCTGCACCACAGACTTCAACTACCGAAAGCATCAGAAGAAAAGATGACATTGGGAATAACACTTATGGGATTTATGGAAACGGCTGGGATTCAAATGATAACTTACTTGATTTTCGTTTAGAAGGAAATCTGATTGTTAACGGTCCTCTCCCCGTCGAACTCTCTTCTTTCACTGCAAAAGTATTGAAGAAAGGGGGGATAGAACTCAACTGGAGAACAGAAACAGAAGTAAGCAACTACGGTTTTGAGATTGAACGCTCTGAAAATCCGAAATCCAAAATCCAAAATCTAGAATTCAAAAAGATCGGGTTTGTAGAAGGACACGGAAATAGTAACTCACCAAAAGATTATTCATTTACTGATAATGTGATCAGTGGAAAATATTCCTATCGTTTAAAGCAGATTGATACAGATGGCAAGTTCGAATATTCCAAAATGATTCAAGTAGACGCAAGTGGTATGCCCGATGGAATTGTGCTCGAGCAGAACTATCCTAATCCATTTAACCCATCAACAATAATCAAATTTGCTGTGGCAGAAACTCAGACTGCAAAACTGATAGTTTATGATGTGCTTGGTAATGAAGTAGCTGTACCGTTTTCTGGAACAGCCGAAGGCGGAAAAATATATGACGCAGAATTCAGTGGAGATAATCTCTGCAGCGGAATTTATTTTTATCGTCTCGAAACCGAAAGCAAAATTGAAATTAGGAAGATGCTTTTGATTAAATAA
- a CDS encoding MBL fold metallo-hydrolase, with product MKIIFLGTSSGKVSVSRNYSSILFSSGKYNLLVDAGEGISRSLIHNNISFDSVDGILFTHLHPDHSAGLPGLIIQMKMNKRKKDLQIFVYKSLQNVIQDFLLNSYILPERKNFEIEYVTFNENEKIKVAEEFYFTGRKNSHLNKLESYTKIYPSLKLFSGSFLFEVDGKKIVYTSDIGAEEDLSIFDEINPDIVISEANHITVQSIIEKYQASSSRIILTHYSDEEFQSISEILANLPNATKDRIEIARDSQILEI from the coding sequence ATGAAAATTATTTTTCTAGGTACAAGCTCAGGCAAGGTTTCTGTTTCTCGTAATTACTCTTCCATACTTTTTTCTTCCGGAAAATACAACTTGCTCGTCGATGCTGGCGAAGGAATATCCAGATCTCTGATTCATAATAATATTTCTTTTGATTCCGTTGATGGTATCCTGTTTACTCATCTTCATCCTGATCATTCTGCAGGGTTACCGGGTTTAATCATCCAGATGAAAATGAATAAAAGAAAAAAAGATCTGCAAATTTTTGTATATAAAAGTCTGCAAAACGTGATTCAAGATTTTTTGCTCAATTCGTACATACTTCCTGAAAGAAAAAATTTTGAAATTGAATACGTTACTTTTAATGAGAACGAAAAAATCAAAGTTGCCGAAGAATTCTATTTCACTGGAAGAAAAAATTCTCACTTGAACAAACTTGAAAGTTATACGAAAATTTATCCGTCTCTGAAACTTTTCAGCGGCAGTTTTTTGTTTGAAGTAGATGGTAAAAAGATTGTTTATACTTCTGATATCGGTGCCGAAGAAGACCTCTCAATATTTGATGAAATTAATCCTGATATTGTAATCAGCGAAGCCAATCATATTACCGTGCAATCAATTATTGAAAAATATCAGGCTTCATCTTCCCGGATAATTCTTACTCATTATTCGGATGAAGAATTTCAGAGCATTAGTGAAATTTTGGCAAATCTTCCCAATGCGACAAAAGATAGAATCGAGATAGCACGGGATTCTCAAATCCTTGAAATCTGA
- the miaB gene encoding tRNA (N6-isopentenyl adenosine(37)-C2)-methylthiotransferase MiaB: MSKNKVYIETYGCQMNLADTEIVLGILQNNGYSLTNHSEEADVILVNTCSIRENAEQRIYGRLGNFKTIKDQKPELVVGVLGCMAERLRSDLVDKKKIVDVVVGPDEYRRLPELIDVAFNGDKGIGVKLSKTETYDDIIPHREDGLQAWISVMRGCDKFCTFCVVPFTRGRERSRSLNSVVEEVKQLLKRGFKEITLLGQNVNSYKDEELSDSGDFANLLAACAEVDRSVRIRFTTSHPQDLSDKLLYTIAANPNICNYIHLPVQSGSNRILELMNRTYTIEHYLQLVEKARKIIPGVSFSTDIITGFPTETFEDHIMTLDVMRLVRFDGAFMFKYSPREGTKAFRMNDDVTEETKTKRLQEIINLQQQISFEQNQDLIGKEEVVLIEGFSKKSDKFLSGRSDTNKVVIIPAADGIKPGDYIKARINRATSATLFGDFTGFANLVKENLSLTG; encoded by the coding sequence ATGAGTAAAAACAAAGTATATATTGAAACTTACGGCTGCCAGATGAATCTTGCAGATACTGAGATAGTTCTTGGTATTCTGCAAAATAATGGCTACAGTCTTACGAATCACTCAGAAGAAGCTGATGTTATTCTTGTAAATACCTGCAGTATCAGGGAAAATGCCGAGCAAAGAATTTATGGTAGACTCGGTAATTTCAAAACGATTAAGGATCAAAAACCTGAGCTTGTTGTTGGTGTTTTAGGTTGCATGGCTGAAAGACTACGTTCCGATCTTGTCGATAAGAAAAAAATTGTTGATGTAGTCGTTGGTCCCGATGAATACAGAAGATTACCTGAACTAATTGATGTTGCTTTCAACGGTGATAAAGGGATTGGAGTCAAACTTTCTAAAACAGAAACTTATGATGATATAATTCCCCACAGAGAAGACGGACTTCAGGCGTGGATTTCGGTTATGCGCGGCTGTGATAAGTTCTGTACTTTTTGTGTTGTTCCATTTACAAGAGGAAGAGAGCGAAGCCGTTCTTTAAATTCGGTTGTTGAAGAAGTAAAGCAGTTATTGAAAAGAGGATTCAAGGAAATTACTCTCCTCGGACAGAATGTTAATTCTTACAAGGATGAAGAACTTTCTGATAGCGGAGACTTTGCTAATCTTCTCGCGGCTTGTGCAGAAGTTGACAGATCAGTAAGAATTCGTTTTACAACATCACATCCACAGGATCTTTCTGATAAATTATTATATACGATTGCTGCAAATCCAAATATCTGTAACTACATTCATTTGCCAGTTCAGTCTGGTTCAAACCGGATACTTGAACTGATGAATCGTACTTACACAATTGAGCACTACCTTCAGTTAGTCGAAAAAGCAAGAAAAATAATTCCCGGAGTAAGTTTCTCGACTGATATCATCACAGGATTTCCGACTGAAACGTTTGAAGATCATATTATGACACTCGATGTAATGAGGCTCGTTCGCTTCGATGGTGCGTTTATGTTTAAATACTCGCCGAGGGAGGGGACAAAAGCCTTCAGAATGAATGATGATGTTACAGAAGAAACAAAAACTAAACGGCTTCAGGAAATAATTAATCTTCAGCAGCAAATATCTTTCGAGCAAAACCAGGATTTAATAGGGAAAGAAGAAGTCGTGTTAATTGAGGGGTTCAGTAAAAAGTCTGATAAGTTTTTATCAGGCAGATCTGATACAAATAAAGTCGTAATTATTCCTGCTGCTGACGGAATTAAACCCGGAGATTATATTAAAGCCAGAATTAACAGAGCGACTTCAGCAACTTTATTCGGAGATTTTACGGGTTTCGCAAATTTGGTTAAAGAAAACTTATCTTTGACTGGGTGA
- a CDS encoding adenosylhomocysteinase, with protein sequence MSDVAVKNDVKILPYKVKDISLAEWGRKEIKLAEAEMPGLMSIREKYKKEQPLKGARIAGCLHMTIQTAVLIETLKDLGAEVQWSSCNIFSTQDHAAAAIAKAGVPVFAWKGETLEEYDWCIEQTLFFGKDRKPLNMILDDGGDLTNMVLDKYPELIKEIKGISEETTTGVHRLYEREKKGTLPVPAFNVNDSVTKSKFDNKYGCRESLVDALRRATDLMMAGKVAVVAGYGDVGKGSAQSLRGAGVRVIVTEIDPICALQAAMDGYEVQKMAKAAPRADIIVSATGNYNVVDEKIFRLLKDKTVVCNIGHFDNEIDMAWLNKNYGHTKDNIKPQVDMYTIDGKNIIVLAEGRLVNLGCAMGHPSYVMSNSFSNQVLAQIELWNHHKKYENKVYTLPKHLDEMVAKLHLAKVGAELDVLRPEQAEYIGVPVEGPYKPDYYRY encoded by the coding sequence ATGAGCGACGTCGCTGTAAAAAATGATGTGAAAATTCTTCCATATAAAGTGAAGGATATTTCACTTGCTGAATGGGGAAGAAAAGAGATAAAGTTAGCAGAAGCTGAAATGCCCGGCTTGATGTCTATCAGGGAAAAGTATAAAAAAGAGCAGCCTTTAAAAGGTGCTCGAATTGCCGGCTGCCTTCATATGACTATACAAACTGCTGTGTTAATTGAAACTTTAAAAGATCTTGGTGCTGAAGTTCAGTGGTCATCCTGTAATATTTTTTCAACACAGGATCATGCTGCTGCAGCAATTGCCAAAGCAGGAGTTCCTGTATTTGCCTGGAAGGGTGAAACGCTTGAAGAGTATGACTGGTGCATCGAACAAACTTTATTCTTTGGCAAGGATAGAAAACCATTAAATATGATTCTAGACGATGGCGGTGATTTAACAAATATGGTTCTTGATAAATATCCTGAACTTATAAAAGAGATCAAAGGAATCTCTGAGGAGACAACTACCGGAGTACATCGTCTCTACGAAAGAGAGAAGAAAGGTACGCTTCCTGTTCCTGCATTCAATGTGAATGACTCAGTTACAAAATCTAAATTTGATAATAAGTATGGCTGCCGAGAATCTTTAGTTGATGCACTTCGCAGAGCGACAGATTTAATGATGGCTGGCAAAGTTGCAGTTGTTGCAGGTTATGGTGATGTTGGTAAAGGTTCAGCACAGTCACTTCGTGGTGCGGGTGTAAGAGTTATTGTTACTGAGATCGATCCGATTTGTGCTTTGCAGGCTGCAATGGACGGCTATGAAGTTCAGAAGATGGCAAAGGCTGCTCCCCGCGCTGATATTATTGTTTCAGCAACTGGTAACTATAATGTTGTTGATGAAAAGATTTTCAGATTACTGAAAGATAAAACTGTTGTTTGCAACATCGGTCACTTCGATAACGAAATTGATATGGCATGGTTGAATAAAAATTACGGGCACACAAAGGATAATATCAAACCTCAGGTTGATATGTACACTATCGATGGAAAGAATATTATTGTTCTTGCTGAAGGAAGATTAGTTAACCTTGGATGTGCAATGGGACATCCATCTTATGTTATGTCTAATTCATTTTCAAATCAGGTACTTGCACAAATTGAACTTTGGAATCATCACAAAAAATATGAAAACAAAGTTTACACCCTACCAAAACATCTTGACGAGATGGTTGCAAAATTGCATTTGGCTAAAGTTGGTGCTGAGCTCGATGTATTACGACCCGAACAGGCAGAATACATTGGTGTTCCTGTTGAAGGACCCTACAAACCGGATTATTACAGATACTAA
- a CDS encoding TIGR01777 family protein: MIITGATGSIGRNLAQQLIARGDEVIVFTRNPDSAKKKIADASKYVKWEYGRLEDWMIEVNGVDAVVHLAGANLGAKRWNDEYKKLSYDSRILSTRNLVEAIKSVKQIPKAFICSSAVGIYGNRYDEILDETSSLGNDFMANICKEWEKEAEKVEQYGVRRVSVRTGLVMQKDEGVLKKMLLPFKLFIGGPLGSGRQWFPWIHIDDIVGIYMQAIDNEKVSGAINGASPGIVTMKEFSKSLGKILKRPSVFPVPKFIMKIAAGEVAEFAVMSQRTSVEKIITAGYEFKFENLEEALRNLIE, translated from the coding sequence ATAATCATAACCGGCGCAACGGGTTCAATCGGTAGAAATCTTGCACAGCAATTAATTGCAAGAGGTGATGAAGTAATTGTCTTCACACGAAATCCCGATAGTGCTAAGAAGAAAATAGCTGATGCAAGCAAGTATGTCAAGTGGGAGTATGGAAGATTGGAAGATTGGATGATTGAGGTGAATGGTGTTGATGCAGTTGTTCATCTTGCGGGAGCTAACCTCGGCGCAAAGAGATGGAATGATGAATATAAAAAACTCTCCTACGATAGTCGGATACTAAGCACTAGAAATCTTGTCGAAGCAATAAAATCAGTAAAGCAAATACCGAAAGCATTTATCTGTTCATCTGCAGTCGGGATTTACGGTAACCGCTATGATGAAATACTCGATGAAACCAGTTCATTAGGTAATGACTTTATGGCTAATATCTGTAAAGAGTGGGAAAAGGAAGCAGAAAAAGTCGAACAATATGGAGTAAGAAGAGTTTCAGTACGAACCGGTTTGGTAATGCAAAAAGATGAAGGCGTATTAAAAAAAATGCTGCTTCCATTCAAACTTTTTATCGGTGGTCCGCTCGGCAGCGGCAGGCAATGGTTTCCCTGGATTCATATTGATGATATAGTTGGAATTTATATGCAAGCAATCGACAATGAAAAAGTATCAGGCGCAATCAATGGTGCATCCCCTGGTATAGTGACGATGAAGGAGTTTTCTAAATCACTCGGTAAAATTTTAAAGCGACCATCTGTTTTTCCTGTTCCTAAGTTCATAATGAAAATTGCAGCCGGTGAGGTAGCCGAATTCGCAGTTATGAGCCAGAGAACTTCAGTCGAAAAAATAATTACTGCAGGTTATGAGTTCAAGTTTGAAAATTTGGAAGAAGCTTTGAGGAATTTAATAGAGTAG
- a CDS encoding T9SS type A sorting domain-containing protein produces MKKSYLLLLISFLLLPLSFSYGQFFIEDFDYPAGDTLISHGWSQTGTVTTNPILVTSPGLTYAGYAGSGIGNSVTLLTSGQDANVQFTPITSGAIYASLMVNIASAQTGDYFFHLGLANTTSIYMGRVFIKVAANGNLRFGLSKSSTSTTVQPVYGDSIYITGTTYLLVLKYQFNPDVTDDSVYLFINPAISPIEPLPDLAHGTLTTGNDPANIGGVYIRQGSSSSAANLTLDGIRIGTAWADVVPVELTSFTANVSDNDVILSWSTASELNNAGFEVQRLIEGNEFATIGFIEGHGTTTEAKTYRFVDADLLAGSYTYRLKQVDFNGTFAYSDEVNAEITSPVQFELAQNYPNPFNPSTTIKFSIPQSSNVTLKVFNALGQEVSTLVDQIMEAGSHTINFDATQLNSGIYFYRIEAGMFNEVRKMTLIK; encoded by the coding sequence ATGAAAAAATCATATTTACTTTTATTAATTTCTTTTCTCCTACTTCCACTAAGTTTTTCTTACGGTCAGTTTTTTATAGAAGATTTTGATTATCCTGCTGGCGATACATTAATTTCACACGGTTGGAGTCAAACAGGCACCGTAACTACTAATCCTATTTTAGTTACATCTCCAGGTTTAACTTATGCAGGTTATGCGGGTTCTGGTATCGGAAATTCAGTCACTCTTCTTACCAGTGGTCAGGATGCTAACGTTCAATTTACTCCAATTACTTCTGGAGCTATATACGCTTCCTTGATGGTTAATATTGCGAGTGCTCAAACCGGAGATTATTTCTTCCATTTAGGACTAGCTAATACTACATCTATTTATATGGGGAGAGTTTTTATTAAAGTTGCAGCCAATGGTAACCTGAGATTTGGATTATCTAAATCGAGCACCAGTACGACAGTTCAACCAGTATATGGTGATTCCATTTATATTACTGGAACGACTTATTTGCTGGTTCTTAAATATCAATTTAATCCTGATGTTACCGATGACAGTGTTTACTTGTTCATCAATCCAGCTATTAGTCCAATTGAACCACTGCCAGATTTAGCTCACGGAACATTAACTACTGGCAATGATCCCGCGAATATAGGTGGCGTTTACATCAGGCAAGGTTCTAGTTCCTCCGCAGCTAATTTAACATTGGATGGAATTCGAATTGGAACCGCCTGGGCAGATGTGGTCCCTGTTGAATTAACTTCCTTCACAGCCAATGTCAGCGATAATGATGTGATATTGAGCTGGTCGACTGCAAGTGAGTTAAATAACGCAGGATTTGAAGTTCAGCGTTTGATTGAAGGAAATGAATTTGCGACTATCGGTTTTATTGAAGGTCACGGCACAACCACCGAAGCGAAAACGTACAGGTTTGTAGATGCAGATCTTCTTGCGGGAAGCTATACTTACAGGTTGAAGCAGGTTGACTTTAACGGAACATTCGCTTACTCAGATGAAGTGAATGCTGAAATTACATCACCGGTTCAATTTGAACTTGCACAGAATTATCCGAATCCGTTCAATCCAAGTACTACCATTAAGTTTTCAATTCCTCAGAGTTCAAATGTAACCCTGAAGGTGTTCAATGCACTCGGACAGGAAGTAAGCACTTTGGTAGATCAGATTATGGAAGCAGGTTCACACACAATTAATTTTGATGCAACTCAGCTAAACAGTGGAATTTACTTCTATCGTATAGAAGCAGGTATGTTCAATGAAGTCAGGAAAATGACGCTGATTAAATAA